From one Magnetofaba australis IT-1 genomic stretch:
- a CDS encoding sulfite exporter TauE/SafE family protein codes for MAHWQMALLALAGVAMGWINTIAGGGSLISAPLLLFLGLPAPMANGTNRIGVLAQSLAAVLRFYKTLGGAEWRLGLTLSAVSCIGALLGAMIGVKLDGVWFNRVLAGVMAGVLLLMASGRKESAAASDDGQTPHTPAPRNLLWGHLAMLGAGFWGGFIQIGVGFILMPALHRVMGMDLVRVNFHKSFIVLIYTLLALAVFASQGQVDWGAGAALALGAWVGGWLGAHTTLTRGDAWVRRALYVTGALFILKLLWSG; via the coding sequence ATGGCCCACTGGCAGATGGCGCTGCTGGCGCTGGCGGGGGTCGCCATGGGCTGGATCAACACCATTGCCGGCGGCGGCTCCCTCATCAGTGCGCCGCTGTTGCTGTTTCTGGGGCTGCCCGCGCCCATGGCCAATGGCACCAATCGCATCGGCGTGTTGGCGCAGAGCCTGGCGGCGGTGCTGCGGTTTTATAAAACCCTGGGCGGCGCCGAGTGGCGTCTGGGACTCACCCTGTCGGCGGTCTCCTGCATCGGCGCGCTGCTGGGGGCGATGATCGGGGTTAAGCTGGACGGGGTGTGGTTCAACCGCGTGCTGGCGGGGGTGATGGCGGGGGTGCTGCTGCTCATGGCCAGCGGGCGCAAGGAGTCGGCGGCGGCGTCTGACGACGGGCAAACGCCGCACACACCGGCGCCGCGCAATCTGCTGTGGGGCCACCTCGCCATGTTGGGCGCGGGGTTCTGGGGCGGATTCATTCAGATCGGCGTGGGCTTCATCCTCATGCCCGCGCTACACCGCGTCATGGGCATGGACCTGGTGCGGGTCAACTTCCATAAATCGTTTATTGTGCTGATCTATACGCTTCTGGCGCTGGCGGTGTTCGCCAGTCAGGGGCAGGTGGATTGGGGCGCCGGGGCGGCGTTGGCGTTGGGAGCGTGGGTCGGCGGCTGGCTGGGGGCCCACACCACCCTCACCCGGGGCGACGCATGGGTGCGCCGCGCCCTTTATGTGACCGGCGCGCTGTTTATCCTCAAACTGCTGTGGAGCGGATAG
- a CDS encoding DEAD/DEAH box helicase, with protein sequence MSQFTDLSLATPILNALKENGYTTPTPIQAQAIPHLLKRRDLLGIAQTGTGKTAAFSLPLLDHLTRHKKHPRERCVRALILTPTRELASQIDANIAKYATHLRISHSVVFGGVGQRPQIHALRRGQDIVTATPGRLLDLMNQGHIRLDQLETFILDEADRMLDMGFIHDIRKVVAKLPPKRHTLLFSATMPKDIDVLAQTLLHNPERVEITPQSTTVERIDQRVMHVRKNDKRNLLLHVLDKEPTEGVLVFSRTKHGADRVAEFLSRNSVSAAALHGNKSQGQRERALAQFRNKRLRVLVATDIAARGIDVVGISHVINFDLPNDPEAYVHRIGRTARAGRDGVAISFCDAEEGGALRSIERAIRRRVPVDAEHEFHMEPVAGQGKSEPRTGRQARSGNKAKRNQARKPHSGGAGEQGRAQSAHHAQGGAQSAKSHAGNGQSAKAQQPGAKSAHNKPRSANAQNTGKPQQSAQAGQESRGGKPRKEGHHPANKGAQRPARRSGARRGAAMASAV encoded by the coding sequence GTGTCTCAATTTACTGATCTGTCTCTGGCTACTCCCATTCTCAACGCCTTGAAAGAAAACGGTTACACCACCCCCACGCCGATCCAGGCCCAAGCCATTCCGCACCTGCTCAAACGGCGCGACCTGCTGGGCATCGCGCAGACCGGCACCGGCAAGACCGCGGCGTTCTCGCTGCCTCTGCTGGACCATCTGACGCGACATAAGAAACATCCCCGCGAGCGCTGTGTGCGCGCTTTGATCCTGACGCCCACCCGCGAACTGGCCTCGCAAATCGACGCCAATATCGCCAAATACGCCACCCACCTGCGCATCTCCCACTCGGTGGTGTTCGGCGGCGTGGGCCAGCGTCCGCAGATTCACGCGTTGCGACGCGGACAGGATATTGTCACCGCGACCCCGGGCCGCCTGTTGGACCTGATGAATCAGGGCCACATCCGCCTGGATCAACTGGAGACCTTCATCCTGGATGAAGCCGACCGCATGCTGGACATGGGCTTCATCCACGACATCCGCAAAGTGGTGGCCAAACTGCCGCCCAAGCGCCATACGCTGCTGTTCTCGGCCACCATGCCCAAGGATATCGACGTCCTGGCGCAGACCCTGCTGCACAACCCCGAGCGGGTGGAGATCACCCCGCAATCCACCACCGTGGAGCGCATCGATCAACGTGTGATGCACGTGCGCAAGAATGATAAGCGCAACCTGCTGCTGCACGTGCTGGACAAAGAGCCGACGGAGGGGGTGTTGGTGTTCTCCCGCACCAAGCACGGCGCCGATCGCGTGGCGGAGTTCCTCAGCCGCAACTCGGTGTCGGCGGCGGCGTTGCACGGCAACAAGAGCCAGGGTCAGCGTGAACGGGCGCTGGCGCAGTTCCGCAACAAGCGTCTGCGGGTGCTGGTGGCCACCGATATCGCCGCGCGCGGCATCGACGTGGTGGGTATCAGCCACGTGATCAACTTCGACCTGCCCAACGACCCGGAAGCCTACGTACACCGCATTGGCCGCACCGCCCGCGCTGGTCGCGATGGGGTGGCGATCTCCTTCTGCGATGCCGAGGAGGGCGGCGCGCTGCGCAGCATCGAACGCGCCATCCGTCGTCGGGTGCCGGTGGATGCCGAACACGAGTTCCACATGGAGCCGGTGGCGGGCCAGGGCAAGTCGGAGCCGCGCACGGGCCGTCAGGCGCGCAGCGGCAACAAGGCCAAACGCAATCAAGCGCGTAAGCCGCACAGCGGCGGCGCGGGCGAGCAGGGACGCGCTCAAAGCGCCCATCATGCTCAGGGTGGCGCGCAGAGCGCCAAGTCCCATGCGGGCAATGGCCAGTCTGCCAAAGCGCAACAGCCGGGGGCCAAGTCGGCGCACAACAAACCGCGTTCGGCCAATGCGCAGAACACAGGTAAGCCGCAGCAGTCCGCTCAAGCGGGACAGGAATCTCGTGGCGGCAAACCGCGCAAGGAGGGGCATCATCCCGCCAACAAGGGCGCACAGCGTCCGGCGCGTCGTTCCGGCGCCCGTCGCGGCGCGGCGATGGCCAGCGCGGTCTGA